TGCCGTCGTGAAATCGCAGCGACGACGCCCACTGGCCCTGGCCGTACGAGTTCTGGCCGTTCCGCAGCGAGAACGCGTCCCCGATACTCGCCCGGTCGAACACGTAGTTGACGATCTCCCAGTTCACCAGGTCGTAGGACCTCATGATCGGGGCACCCGGACTCAGGTGCATCGTCGTGCTGATCATGTAGTAGACGTCCCGACCCTCGTCGTTCTCGGCGGCCGGGACGCGCTCCACGCTGATGTCAGGCACATCGGCGTTGAGCAGCGGCACCGAGTACGTCCCGGCGCCGGTGTCGGTCGACGTGTAGGACGATCGAGACGACCACTCCTCCGCGTCATGCGCCGCCGCAGCCGGCGCATTCACAAAACCGGCGCCGCCGAGCACGACGATCGTTGTTAGCGTGCGCAACGAGCCGGGCCGACGGGAACGCCTTGCGGATCCCCGCCGTCCGACCGCGTGGACGACAAGCTGGAGGATCCCATTCAGGCTGGTCAGCATGGACCTGGAGGAGGGGCTATGGGCGCACGAACGGATCAACCCGGGCAAGCTGAACTCCAAACGCATGAGCGACCTGAAGGCCATCGTGTTATCGCTAACATCGGCGCCGACAAAGGTGTCATCGGCGCGCCGTTCTCGGTATCGGGGCGGTCGGGACAGCTGAGGTCCTCATCAGGCCCCGATCGCGATCGCGAAGATGTGCATGGTCGGCACGCCGGCGGCAGGACCCGCGCTGATGTTGGGCAACTCGACCCGGGCCACTGCCTTGTTCTGCAACGCCACACCCACGTAGTAGACGCAGGCTGCCGTGTTCGCGCGCTGGTTGCCGGGCCGGTTCTGGTATGCGGTCACGATGGCCGCGGTGCCACCGGCATGTGGCCCGCCGTACCAGTCGGGCGTGCTGAGCGTGAACGTCTGGCGGGTGCCGTCGGCGTAGACCACGGCGGCGGTTCCCGACACGGCCCCATAGGTGCCGGTCGCAAGGAAGCCGAGCGTACGTCCGGTGCCGGTCACGCTGATGGGCTGCCCCGAGGCGGTGGCGTTGTCGGCAACGCCCGGGCTGACGTTGGGCCAGCGGAAGTTCACCCCGTTGCGGCTCACCGTGCTGCCCGGGATGACACCCACCTGGGCCAGGGCCTGCGCGGAGAGGCTGGCTCCGTTGCCGTCGAAATTTCCGGCACCGGTGCTGGTGTCGTTGGTGATGCCGGCGTTGCTGAAGCTCTGCTCCAGGGTCGGCGCGGTGGTCCCAGTGCTGGTGGCCCGGTAGGTGCGTCCGGCCTGCACGGTGAGTTCGATGAGGTCGGTCTCGAGCCGGGTGGTCCGGGCCGGCGTACCGTCGGTGGTGTCGACGACGGTGTGGTTGACCGCGAAGAGCCGGCCGCGCAGCCGAACGGTGCCCGCGCGGTCCGGCCGGACAAGAACCTCGCTGGCCTGCCCGCTGCTCCACGTGATGCCGACGGTGTGTCCGCCCCGGGCACGCAGACCGGCCACCCGCCCACCGGGCCAGGCCGCCGGCAGCGCCGGCAGGATGTGCAGTTCACCCGCGTGGCTCTGCAGCAGTGTCTCGGCGATACCGGCGGTGGCGCCGAAATTGCCGTCGATCTGGAACGGCGGGTGCAGGTCAAACATGTTCGGCGCGAGCCGGGCGGGCGAGGCGAGGTAGCGGATCAGGTCGTGGGCACGATTGCCCTCCTCCATCCGTGCCCAGAAGTTGATTTTCCAGGCGAGCGACCAGCCGGTCCCGTCGTCGCCCCGGAGTTCGAGCGTCCGTCGCGCGGCCTCGTACAACTGCGGAGTGCCGCGCTTGGTGATCTGGTTGCTGGGCGCCAGCCCGTAGAGGTGCGAGATGTGCCGGTGGGTCCGCTCCGGCTCCACCCAGTCGTACAGCCACTCCTGGATGTTGCCGCGCGAACCGATCTTCATCGGCGCGAGCCGTCCCCGGGTGGCCCGGACCTGAGCCCGGAAGGTCGCGTCCACGTTGAGGATCTCGCTCGCCCGGGCGCAACCGTCGAAAAGGTCCCGCAGGATCTGGTTGTCCATCGTGGGGCCGGCGCACACGCTGGCGTCCGCATGGTGGCCGATCTCCGGTGAGTTCGACGGGTTGGTCACCAGATAGCCGAGGGTCGGCTCGGTCACCAGGGTGTCGAGGAAGAACTGCGCGGCACCCTTCATCGCCGGGTAGTTCGCCCGCAGGAACTCGACGTCGCCGTTGAACAGGTAGTGCTCCCAGATCATGGTTGCCAGCCAGGCGCCACCGGTCTGCCACATGCCCCAGAACGCGCCGTCGACAACGGAAGTGGCCCGCCAGGCGTCGGTGTTGTGATGGGTGACCCAGCCACCCGCGCCGTACTGCACCTGTGCGGTGCGGGCGCCGCTGACCGAGAGATCCCTGATCATGTCGAACACCGGACCGTGGCACTCCGCCAGGTTGGTCGTGTTCGCCGGCCAGTAGTTCATCGGCAGGTTGGCGTTGATCGTGTACTTCGAGTCCCACGCCGGGGTCAGCGAGTCATTCCAGATGCCCTGGAGGTTCGCCGGCTGGCTGCCGGGACGGGAGGAGGAAATCAGCAGGTACCGGCCGAACTGGAAGAGCAGCGCGGAAAACTGTGGATCGTTGACGCTGTTGTGTTGGGCGATCCGGACGTCGGTTGGCTGGTCCGCGGCGGCGGTACGGCCGAGGTCGAGGCTCACCCGCGCGAAGAGCGCCTGGTAGTCAGCCAGGTGCCGGGCGCGCAACTGGTCATAGCTGCTGGCTCGCGCGGCGGTGAGGTGCCGCCGCGCGATGCCCTGGTAGTCGCCACCGACGTTGCGGTAGTTGACGTAGCTGGAGCCGATCGATACCAACACGGTCACGCTGTTGGCGTTGGTGACCCGCAGGGTGCCGCCGGAGCTGGTCACGGTGCCACCACTGACACTCGCGTTGGCCAGGGCGAGGAATCGGACCCCGCCGGTGACGCCCTCCTGGTTGCCGGAGATTCCGTCGAGGGCGATCGTGGCGCCGTCCGGGCTGGACTGTGTCGTCCGCTGCGGACTGTCGAACGTGGCGGCGAAGGTGATCGAGCCGGTCCGGTCCGCGGTCAGCCGCATCGCGATCACCTGGTCAGGCGCGCTGACGAACACCTCACGGTGGTACCGCACACCGTTCATCACGTACGTCACGGAGGTGGTGGCGGTGGTGAGGTCGAGCTGCCGGTCGTACTGCGACGCCCCGCCCGAGGTGGGGAAGGTCAGCCGGAGGTTGCCAACGAGCTGGTAGGCCAACTGCCCGACCGGGTTGCCGAGCATGTTCTGGTTGATCAGGTCCTGGGCCTGGGTCCACTGGTTGGCGAAGACCAGTCGCCGAACCTCGGCCAGCGCCCCCAAGCCTCGGGGATTGCTGGGGTCATGCGGTCCGCCGGCCCATACGGTGTCCTCGTTGAGCTGCAGTCGTTCCGTGTCGACGTTGCCGAACACCATGGCGCCGAGCCGGCCGTTGCCGATCGGCAGCGCGCGTAACCAGTCGGAGCCGGCGGCCTCGTCGTACCAGAGCGCCAGATCGCCGGCGGCCAGCACCTGTGGTGGTGCGGCCGAGTCTGCTCGGGCCACGGCGGTCCAGGGAACCGGCAGCAGGGCACCGCTCACGCCGGCCGCACCGATCTTGAGGGCCTGTCGTCGAGTCAGGTCTGACATCAATCCTCCGATCGGTGACCGGCTCGGCCAACTCACAAGCGTGGAAATCTCTGCAGGCTCACGTGTGTGATCTGCTCGGCGGCGCCAACCTCGGCTTCGCCGACACGTTCACCGACTACCCCTATGACGTCAGACATCTGATGTGTTTCGCGAAGGTTACTCCGGCGCGTCGAAATGGGCAATGGTCTATCTTTCGTGGGCTCCACGAGCCGTCCGCGCCCTGATGGCGGCAAACTCCAGGCACAGCACCCAGCCAACGGGCACCGGTCAGGGCTCTCGTGGCCGACGGGAGGCGCACGGCCAGCGGGCCGGATCGGGCCCGAGATGCAGCTCGCGGGCCCGCCCGGATCCACACATCAGATGTACGGTGGCGGTGTGCACGGAGCGGTGGCGACCGGGCACTCGCCACGTGGTCAGCGGTCGGGGGTTCCTTCACGCACCGGCGCGGTAAGTGATGCCCGTGCCTGCTCCAGACGGCGGGTTCCATCGTGACGGCGCTCGACCCGCCGCTCCGAGGAGGCGTGGATGGCACTGACCGACGACACGATCGCGAAGATCCGCAGCATGATCCAGAGCGGCGAGCTGCCGCCGGGCGCGCGGCTGCCACCGGAGCCGCAACTAGCCGCGCAGATGGGGCTGTCGCGCAGCGGGGTTCGGGAAGCGGTGAAGGTGCTCGAGTCGACCCGGGTGCTCGAGGTGCGACGCGGCGACGGCACGTACGTCACCAGCCTCGCCCCCAGGCTGCTGCTCGAGGGCCTGGGGGTCGCGGTGGAACTGCTGCGCGACGACACCCTGCTGGAGGTCATGGAGGTACGCCGGATGCTGGAGCCGGTGGCGACCGGCCTGGCGGCGCTGCGGATGACCGATGCCGAGCTCGACGAACTCAGTCGGATTCTGGAGGACATGCGGGCGGCGGCCGACGACGCCGAGAAGCTGATCCAGTTCGACACCGCCTTCCATCACACCGTCATCGCGACCACTGGCAACGAGACTCTCACCTCGCTACTGGACGGGCTGTCCAGCCGTACGCTGCGGGCCCGGGTGTGGCGTGGACTGATAGAGGGCAACGCGGCACACAAGACGATCGACGAGCACCACGCGATCTACCTCGCGCTGCGCTCGCGCGACCAACTGCTCGCTCACGCCAGTGCGCTGATGCACGTCAACACCTCCGAGGCGTGGGTGCGTACGGTGCTCGCCGCGAAGGCGGCGGACTAGCGTTTTCCGCTCGGCAGCCCGACCCATCACCTCGACCTGCCGCCGGGCCGTCCGCGCATCGATCCGGCGTCAGAGATAGTTGTCAATGTTCTGGTCGACCGATGACTGCCCCATCACGTGCGCGAGCAGGGCGAATCTGACCTCGCGGGCTGCGGTCGGTACGGGCACCCATCGCCGCGATCCCGTCGAGACGGGTTGCCAACGTAATCGTTTCGTTCGATACTCGAAACGCTTCCGGAGCCGGACAGCAGCGAGGGCCACGGGCAGCCCCCGGTCGATCCACCCGGCCAGACAGGCCGCCGCATCGATCGATGCCGAAATCATCGATGCCAACGTCGCCGAACCACATGCGACGGCACCGCGTCGACGACCACACGCCGACATCGCCGACCCCGGCGTCAGCTGAACACATCCTCGGGGGATCATCTCGGCCGCGAATGTTAGCGCTAACACTTGCCCGACAGGGAGGTTTGTCAATGAAAGGACGGGTTCGGCTACTACCGATTCTCACTATCTCCGCCGCCGCCAGAGGGAGAACCATGGTTACATCGGGTGACGCTCCACAGCTCGCGCCCCCGACGCCACGGAGGCGATGGTTCTCGAGGGCCGCCGTCGCCGTGATGGTGCTCGCGGCCAGCACGGCCGTCGTGGTCAACGTGACGCCCGCCGCCGCGGCCACCGTCGACACGAGCGCCTGGTACGTGCTGGTCAACCGCAACAGTGGCAAGGCGCTCGACCTGTACAACCTGGCCACCAACGACGGAGCGCGGATCACTCAGTGGACCCGCGGCGACGGAGCCTGGCAGCAGTGGCAGTTCGTCGACTCGGGCGGCGGCTACTACCGGCTGAAATCCCGGCACTCCGGCAAGGTGCTCGACGTCCAGAACTGGTCCACCACCGACGGCGGGCCGATCGCGCAGTGGACTGACAACAACACCGCCAACCAGCAGTTCCGCCTCGCTGACTCCACCAGCGGCTACGTCCGACTGATCAACCGCAACAGCAACAAAGCCGTCGAGGTACAGAACGCCTCCACCGCCGACGGCGCCAACATCGTCCAATACACCGACTGGGGCGGCAACAACCAGCAATGGCAGCTCGTCCGCATCGACGGCGGGACCACGCCGCCGCCCACCAGCGACCCGTACACCAACCCGGTCGTCTGGCAGGACTTCGCTGATGTCGACATCATCCGGGTCGACAACACCTACTACATGTCGGCGTCGACCATGCACTACTCGCCGGGCGCGCCGGTCCTGCGCTCGTACGACCTGGTGAACTGGGAGTTCGCCGGGCACTCCGTGCCCCGGCTGGACTTCGGCAGCAAGTACGACATGAGTGGTGGACGTGCCTATGTGGATGGCATCTGGGCGTCGACCCTGAACTACCGCAGGAGCAACAACACGTTCTACTGGGCCGGATGTGTCGACTTCAACCAGACCCATATCTACACCGCGACCTCGGTCGAAAGCTCCTGGAACCGGCTGACCACGATCAACAACTGCTACTACGACGCCGGGATGCTCATCGACGACAACGACACGATGTACATCGCGTACGGCAACAGCACGATCAGCGTCGCCCAGCTCTCCGCCGACGGGCGCAGTCAGGTTCGCGCCCAGCAGGTGTTCACCACCCCGTCCAGCGTCGGAACCCTCGAAGGGGCCAGGTTCTACAAGCGCGGCGGCAGC
The Micromonospora pisi DNA segment above includes these coding regions:
- a CDS encoding glycoside hydrolase family 95 protein produces the protein MSDLTRRQALKIGAAGVSGALLPVPWTAVARADSAAPPQVLAAGDLALWYDEAAGSDWLRALPIGNGRLGAMVFGNVDTERLQLNEDTVWAGGPHDPSNPRGLGALAEVRRLVFANQWTQAQDLINQNMLGNPVGQLAYQLVGNLRLTFPTSGGASQYDRQLDLTTATTSVTYVMNGVRYHREVFVSAPDQVIAMRLTADRTGSITFAATFDSPQRTTQSSPDGATIALDGISGNQEGVTGGVRFLALANASVSGGTVTSSGGTLRVTNANSVTVLVSIGSSYVNYRNVGGDYQGIARRHLTAARASSYDQLRARHLADYQALFARVSLDLGRTAAADQPTDVRIAQHNSVNDPQFSALLFQFGRYLLISSSRPGSQPANLQGIWNDSLTPAWDSKYTINANLPMNYWPANTTNLAECHGPVFDMIRDLSVSGARTAQVQYGAGGWVTHHNTDAWRATSVVDGAFWGMWQTGGAWLATMIWEHYLFNGDVEFLRANYPAMKGAAQFFLDTLVTEPTLGYLVTNPSNSPEIGHHADASVCAGPTMDNQILRDLFDGCARASEILNVDATFRAQVRATRGRLAPMKIGSRGNIQEWLYDWVEPERTHRHISHLYGLAPSNQITKRGTPQLYEAARRTLELRGDDGTGWSLAWKINFWARMEEGNRAHDLIRYLASPARLAPNMFDLHPPFQIDGNFGATAGIAETLLQSHAGELHILPALPAAWPGGRVAGLRARGGHTVGITWSSGQASEVLVRPDRAGTVRLRGRLFAVNHTVVDTTDGTPARTTRLETDLIELTVQAGRTYRATSTGTTAPTLEQSFSNAGITNDTSTGAGNFDGNGASLSAQALAQVGVIPGSTVSRNGVNFRWPNVSPGVADNATASGQPISVTGTGRTLGFLATGTYGAVSGTAAVVYADGTRQTFTLSTPDWYGGPHAGGTAAIVTAYQNRPGNQRANTAACVYYVGVALQNKAVARVELPNISAGPAAGVPTMHIFAIAIGA
- a CDS encoding FadR/GntR family transcriptional regulator; the protein is MALTDDTIAKIRSMIQSGELPPGARLPPEPQLAAQMGLSRSGVREAVKVLESTRVLEVRRGDGTYVTSLAPRLLLEGLGVAVELLRDDTLLEVMEVRRMLEPVATGLAALRMTDAELDELSRILEDMRAAADDAEKLIQFDTAFHHTVIATTGNETLTSLLDGLSSRTLRARVWRGLIEGNAAHKTIDEHHAIYLALRSRDQLLAHASALMHVNTSEAWVRTVLAAKAAD
- a CDS encoding family 43 glycosylhydrolase; translation: MVTSGDAPQLAPPTPRRRWFSRAAVAVMVLAASTAVVVNVTPAAAATVDTSAWYVLVNRNSGKALDLYNLATNDGARITQWTRGDGAWQQWQFVDSGGGYYRLKSRHSGKVLDVQNWSTTDGGPIAQWTDNNTANQQFRLADSTSGYVRLINRNSNKAVEVQNASTADGANIVQYTDWGGNNQQWQLVRIDGGTTPPPTSDPYTNPVVWQDFADVDIIRVDNTYYMSASTMHYSPGAPVLRSYDLVNWEFAGHSVPRLDFGSKYDMSGGRAYVDGIWASTLNYRRSNNTFYWAGCVDFNQTHIYTATSVESSWNRLTTINNCYYDAGMLIDDNDTMYIAYGNSTISVAQLSADGRSQVRAQQVFTTPSSVGTLEGARFYKRGGSYYIWLTRPANGQYVLKASNPFGPYEMRQVLLNMPGPISGGGVPHQGGLVQTQNGDWYYMAFVDAYPGGRMPALAPITWTSDGWPTVQTVNGGWGVNYPRPNLPAPPRAVRPLTGTDTFAGTTLGPQWEWNHNPDNSRWSVNNGLRLQTATVTNDLYGARNTLTHRIQGPSSTATIELDYSTMRDGDRSGLAMLRDSSAWIGVKRDNGSTRVVMTNGLTMNSNWDSTGTGTEAASANVTGGRVWLRANADIRPGSGRQARFSYSTDGVNFTALGPGFTLNNAWQFFMGYRFGIFNFASQALGGQVTVRRFELTTP